One genomic segment of Drosophila melanogaster chromosome 3R includes these proteins:
- the CG7715 gene encoding uncharacterized protein yields the protein MKVFALCFLSLLALSQARLDYTLQCARGEISIRWPSYHSNSEYYVCPSVYGSQLTVHCPAGQVFTFVLQKCVSPAHYIPAPSMEVLPTAAPITMQVIENAPPVISALSQPEAETPEHHEHQEHHEHNEEEVEAHPIPPTPAPEPPTPPTVAIKPAVPVPGKKVTVPQPGKKATVPVPSKAAMAKKPSAAPKKPAAPTPSKAAKKPTPPSKAQKKPATA from the exons ATGAAAG TATTCGCATTGTGCTTCTTGAGCCTGCTGGCTTTGAGCCAGGCCCGCTTGGACTACACGCTGCAGTGCGCCCGCGGTGAGATCAGTATCCGCTGGCCCAGCTACCACAGCAACTCGGAGTACTATGTGTGCCCGAGCGTCTACGGCAGCCAGTTGACTGTCCACTGTCCGGCCGGCCAGGTCTTCACCTTTGTCCTCCAGAAGTGCGTGTCGCCAGCCCACTATATCCCAGCTCCCTCAATGGAAGTCCTGCCCACCGCTGCTCCCATCACCATGCAGGTTATCGAGAATGCACCACCAGTGATCTCCGCACTGTCTCAGCCAGAGGCCGAGACTCCGGAGCACCATGAGCATCAGGAGCACCACGAGCATAATGAGGAGGAGGTTGAGGCACACCCCATCCCACCAACCCCGGCCCCAGAGCCACCAACCCCACCCACCGTTGCTATTAAGCCAGCTGTGCCCGTGCCCGGCAAGAAGGTCACGGTCCCCCAGCCCGGCAAGAAGGCCACCGTTCCTGTGCCCTCCAAGGCAGCCATGGCGAAGAAGCCCAGCGCCGCTCCCAAGAAGCCAGCTGCTCCGACTCCATCCAAGGCCGCCAAGAAGCCAACGCCACCCAGCAAGGCCCAGAAGAAGCCAGCCACCGCttaa
- the VAChT gene encoding vesicular acetylcholine transporter: protein MASFQIPVINLEVREVKDIVWEKIQEPVNQRRLILVIVSIALLLDNMLYMVIVPIIPDYLREIGSFDDGPTPPPLRDNITGKIIPVHHDHHGQDSATGILFASKAIVQLMVNPFSGGLIDKIGYDLPMMIGLTIMFFSTAVFACGSSYSVLFFARSLQGAGSAFADTAGLAMIADRFTEENERSQALGIALAFISFGCLVAPPFGGALYQFAGKEVPFLILALVCLLDGLMLLLVMKPVKEAMKQSKDVQDQVIPIWRLLMDPYIAVCAGALTMSNVALAFLEPTISLWMEDNMTTDNWKIGMVWLPAFFPHVLGVVITVKMARKYPQHQWLMAAGGLALEGFSCFIIPFCSGYKMLMLPICVICFGIALIDTALLPTLGYLVDVRYVSVYGSIYAIADISYSIAYAVGPIIAGGVVEAIGFTALNFLIAFSNLAYVPVLRKLRNIYDFKPFENEANILMQDPPNKEYQTYVMHDQKPVEGGVKNHLEYGQQYQQEQETNLDDQQYEYQQQQQGYQQGYQQDQGYQPGYQEQGGSYAPQGQPRVANPFQQQQQQQQQQQQQVQSRGPAAPANPFRQGF, encoded by the coding sequence ATGGCCTCATTCCAAATACCTGTTATCAACCTGGAGGTGCGCGAGGTCAAGGACATCGTGTGGGAGAAGATCCAGGAGCCGGTGAACCAGCGACGCCTCATCCTCGTGATTGTATCGATAGCCCTGCTGCTGGACAACATGCTGTATATGGTGATAGTACCGATTATACCCGACTATTTAAGAGAGATTGGCAGCTTCGATGACGGGCCGACGCCTCCACCGTTGAGGGATAATATCACGGGAAAGATCATACCCGTGCATCATGATCATCACGGGCAGGACTCGGCCACGGGCATCCTATTCGCCTCGAAGGCCATCGTCCAGCTGATGGTGAATCCGTTTTCGGGCGGCCTCATCGACAAGATCGGCTACGATTTGCCCATGATGATCGGCCTGACCATCATGTTCTTCTCGACGGCAGTCTTTGCTTGTGGCAGCAGCTACAGTGTCCTGTTCTTCGCCCGATCCCTGCAGGGAGCCGGTTCCGCCTTTGCGGACACCGCCGGTTTGGCCATGATAGCCGATCGGTTCACCGAGGAGAACGAACGTTCGCAGGCCCTTGGCATTGCGTTGGCCTTCATCAGTTTCGGATGCCTGGTGGCGCCTCCGTTTGGCGGAGCGCTCTACCAGTTCGCCGGAAAGGAAGTGCCCTTTCTGATCCTGGCACTGGTGTGCCTACTGGACgggctgatgctgctgctggtgatgaaACCGGTCAAGGAGGCGATGAAGCAAAGCAAGGATGTGCAGGACCAAGTAATACCCATCTGGCGCCTGCTGATGGATCCCTATATTGCAGTCTGTGCCGGGGCACTGACCATGTCCAATGTGGCGCTGGCCTTTCTGGAGCCAACCATTTCGCTGTGGATGGAGGATAACATGACCACTGACAACTGGAAGATCGGCATGGTCTGGCTGCCCGCCTTCTTCCCACACGTGCTGGGCGTGGTCATTACGGTGAAGATGGCCCGCAAGTATCCGCAGCACCAGTGGCTAATGGCTGCCGGTGGATTGGCCCTGGAGGGCTTCTCCTGCTTCATCATACCATTCTGCAGCGGCTACAAGATGCTCATGCTGCCCATCTGTGTGATCTGCTTCGGAATTGCCCTAATAGACACGGCTCTACTACCCACACTCGGTTATCTGGTGGACGTGCGATATGTGTCGGTGTACGGTAGTATCTATGCCATAGCAGATATATCCTACTCGATCGCCTATGCCGTAGGGCCCATTATCGCCGGCGGAGTGGTGGAGGCCATTGGGTTTACGGCTCTCAACTTTTTGATAGCCTTCTCGAATCTGGCCTATGTGCCCGTGCTGCGAAAGCTGCGCAACATCTACGACTTCAAGCCGTTCGAGAATGAGGCCAACATCCTGATGCAGGACCCGCCCAACAAAGAGTACCAGACCTATGTGATGCACGACCAGAAACCCGTCGAGGGTGGCGTCAAGAATCATCTGGAGTACGGCCAGCAGTatcagcaggagcaggagacGAATCTGGATGACCAGCAGTACGagtaccagcagcagcagcagggatACCAGCAAGGATATCAGCAGGATCAGGGCTACCAGCCGGGCTATCAGGAGCAGGGCGGCAGCTACGCCCCGCAAGGTCAGCCCCGTGTGGCCAATCccttccagcagcagcagcagcagcaacaacaacaacagcagcaggtcCAGAGCAGAGGTCCTGCCGCCCCAGCGAATCCCTTTAGGCAAGGATTTTAA
- the CG34283 gene encoding uncharacterized protein, with product MSKSNASVEGPRFEEHLVCPFDGLHRILPLDMKTHVLQCAKNFPLEKLVHCPYNCGQIHSVAEMENHINDCPDRAYLERNNVPSDELPSLAQRPRGVEVESEEDWDAEPPSQTYNPSLHCERSMVIRTIHGATRSARREFRKREQKRLNDLNP from the exons atgtCTAAAAGCAACGCATCTGTGGAAGGTCCCCGTTTTGAGGAGCACCTAGTCTGTCCATTCGATGGATTACATCGCATATTGCCGCTCGATATGAAGACGCACGTGTTGCAGTGCGCCAAGAACTTTCCTTTGGAAAAGTTGGTGCACTGTCCATATAACTGCGGTCAAATACACTCGGTTGCCGAAATGGAG AATCATATCAATGATTGTCCAGACCGAGCATATTTGGAGCGCAACAATGTGCCTAGTGATGAGTTGCCTTCTTTGGCACAGCGACCGCGTGGTGTTGAGGTGGAGAGCGAAGAGGATTGGGATGCCGAACCGCCATCTCAGACGTACAACCCTAGTCTTCACTGCGAGAGGAGCATGGTTATCCGTACCATACATGGAGCTACACGATCCGCTCGTCGAGAATTCCGCAAACGCGAGCAAAAGCgattaaatgatttaaatcCATAG
- the CG7714 gene encoding uncharacterized protein produces MKAVIFVLAVVVAMAGKAHAACSAVPQYTEKIDPVNCPQSGFKLPNYENASVYYQCTAQLQSDGSIVVTGVLTSCGEDTYFNYALQRCVACANYFPSAQCSSLPINVTCVPISTVTTVAPTTGTTIAPTTASPTTAASTTAAPGESTTAAPGESTTVTVPVPPTEAPGSTTASGSDDIITPTGTTISVPQPPSPSDSNVPTPVTPAPTAPVINDGPPTAPSAATK; encoded by the exons ATGAAAGCCG TGATCTTTGTGCTCGCCGTCGTGGTAGCCATGGCCGGAAAAGCCCACGCCGCATGCTCCGCCGTTCCTCAATATACGGAAAAGATCGATCCTGTCAATTGCCCACAGTCAGGATTCAAGTTGCCCAACTATGAGAACGCCTCCGTGTACTACCAGTGCACCGCACAGTTACAGTCCGATGGCAGCATAGTGGTGACTGGCGTCTTGACCAGCTGCGGTGAAGACACCTACTTCAACTATGCCTTGCAGAGATGCGTGGCCTGCGCCAATTACTTCCCAAGCGCCCAGTGCAGCAGTCTGCCCATCAATGTGACCTGTGTGCCCATCTCCACCGTTACCACTGTGGCCCCCACAACCGGAACCACCATTGCTCCCACCACCGCGTCCCCCACTACCGCTGCTTCCACCACTGCGGCACCTGGCGAGTCCACCACTGCAGCACCTGGCGAGTCTACCACCGTCACGGTGCCCGTACCACCAACTGAAGCTCCTGGCAGCACCACGGCCTCCGGCAGTGACGACATCATTACCCCGACTGGTACCACCATCTCCGTGCCCCAGCCCCCCTCACCCAGTGACAGCAACGTGCCCACTCCGGTGACGCCCGCGCCCACAGCTCCTGTCATCAACGACGGTCCTCCGACCGCACCTTCGGCTGCCACCAAATAA
- the CG14302 gene encoding uncharacterized protein, whose product MKFFNLLFSLCLAFMLCTSWVSAFSSLATPEPTPPTGAPVDGTTSTGFSGPPQAETTNATPETSTIYPIYG is encoded by the exons ATGAAAT TCTTCAACCTGCTGTTTAGCCTCTGTCTGGCCTTCATGCTGTGCACCTCGTGGGTGTCGGCTTTCTCCAGTCTTGCCACCCCGGAGCCAACTCCGCCAACTGGTGCTCCCGTCGATGGTACGACTAGCACGGGATTCTCTGGTCCGCCGCAGGCTGAGACCACAAATGCCACGCCAGAAACGTCGACCATCTATCCCATTTACGGATAG
- the ChAT gene encoding choline acetyltransferase, isoform B (non-AUG (GUG) translation initiation): MASNEASTSAAGSGPESAALFSKLRSFSIGSGPNSPQRVVSNLRGFLTHRLSNITPSDTGWKDSILSIPKKWLSTAESVDEFGFPDTLPKVPVPALDETMADYIRALEPITTPAQLERTKELIRQFSAPQGIGARLHQYLLDKREAEDNWAYYYWLNEMYMDIRIPLPINSNPGMVFPPRRFKTVHDVAHFAARLLDGILSHREMLDSGELPLERAASREKNQPLCMAQYYRLLGSCRRPGVKQDSQFLPSRERLNDEDRHVVVICRNQMYCVVLQASDRGKLSESEIASQILYVLSDAPCLPAKPVPVGLLTAEPRSTWARDREMLQEDERNQRNLELIETAQVVLCLDEPLAGNFNARGFTGATPTVHRAGDRDETNMAHEMIHGGGSEYNSGNRWFDKTMQLIICTDGTWGLCYEHSCSEGIAVVQLLEKIYKKIEEHPDEDNGLPQHHLPPPERLEWHVGPQLQLRFAQASKSVDKCIDDLDFYVYRYQSYGKTFIKSCQVSPDVYIQLALQLAHYKLYGRLVATYESASTRRFLHGRVDCIRAASTEALEWAKAMCQGEGANVPLESDREDEEESRKKDHLRELFRCAVARQTEVMVKNILGNGIDIPLLGLREASIEVTGEMHELFKDESYIISQCFLLSTSQVACSTDSFMGYGPVTPRGYGCSYNPHPEQIVFCVSAFYSCEDTSASRYAKSLQDSLDIMRDLLQN, translated from the exons GATGGAAAGACTCGATTCTGTCGATACCAAAGAAATGGCTCTCAACGGCCGAGTCTGTGGACGAGTTTGGATTCCCTGAC ACTCTACCCAAGGTGCCCGTTCCAGCACTGGATGAAACGATGGCCGACTATATCCGCGCCCTGGAACCGATTACCACGCCGGCGCAGCTCGAGCGGACCAAGGAGCTGATCAGGCAGTTCTCGGCTCCCCAGGGAATCGGAGCGCGGCTGCATCAGTATCTGCTGGACAAGCGTGAGGCGGAGGATAACTGG GCCTATTACTACTGGCTCAACGAGATGTACATGGATATTCGCATCCCTTTGCCGATCAACTCGAATCCGGGCATGGTGTTCCCGCCGCGTCGCTTCAAGACCGTCCACGACGTGGCCCACTTCGCCGCTCGCCTGCTGGACGGCATTCTGAGCCACCGCGAGATGCTGGACAGTGGGGAGCTGCCGCTGGAGCGGGCCGCCTCGCGGGAAAAGAATCAGCCGCTGTGCATGGCGCAGTACTACCGCCTGCTGGGCTCCTGTCGTCGGCCTGGTGTCAAGCAGGACTCGCAGTTCCTGCCGTCGCGGGAGCGACTGAACGACGAGGATCGCCATGTGGTGGTTATTTGCCGCAACCAAATGTATTGCGTCGTGCTGCAGGCTAGCGATCGTGGAAAGTTGTCGGAGAGTGAGATCGCCTCACAGATCCTCTATGTGCTCAGTGATGCTCCCTGTCTGCCAGCTAAACCAGTGCCGGTGGGTCTGCTGACCGCTGAGCCGAGGAGCACGTGGGCACGGGACCGGGAAATGCTTCAGGAGGACGAACGCAATCAACGCAATCTGGAGCTCATCGAGACGGCACAGGTGGTCCTCTGTCTGGACGAACCGCTGGCTGGGAACTTTAATGCGCGCGGTTTTACgggtgccacgcccacagttCATCGGGCGGGGGATCGGGACGAGACGAACATGGCCCATGAGATGATCCACGGCGGAGGCAGCGAGTACAATTCCGGAAATCGCTGGTTTGACAAGACCATGCAG CTCATTATTTGCACCGATGGAACCTGGGGCCTTTGCTATGAGCACTCCTGTTCCGAAGGCATTGCTGTTGTCCAGCTGCTGGAGAAGATCTACAAAAAAATCGAGGAGCACCCGGACGAGGATAACGGTCTACCGCAACACCACTTGCCACCACCGGAGCGTCTGGAGTGGCATGTGGGTCCGCAATTGCAATTGCGCTTTGCCCAAGCCTCCAAGAGTGTGGACAAATGCATCGATGACCTGGACTTCTATGTGTACCGCTACCAGAGTTACGGAAAGACCTTTATCAAATCGTGCCAGGTCAGTCCGGATGTGTACATTCAACTGGCCCTGCAACTGGCTCACTACAAGCTGTACGGACGTCTGGTGGCCACCTACGAAAGTGCGTCCACTCGACGATTTCTGCAC GGTCGCGTAGACTGCATCAGAGCGGCCAGCACGGAGGCATTGGAGTGGGCCAAGGCCATGTGCCAGGGTGAGGGTGCAAACGTGCCCCTGGAGAGCGATCgcgaggatgaggaggagtcGCGAAAG AAGGATCATCTCCGGGAGCTTTTCCGGTGCGCCGTCGCCCGCCAGACTGAGGTGATGGTGAAGAACATCCTGGGCAATGGCATCGACATCCCGCTGCTGGGCCTGCGAGAGGCCAGTATAGAGGTCACCGGCGAGATGCACGAGCTGTTCAAAGACGAGTCCTACATCATCTCGCAGTGCTTCCTGCTCTCCACCAGTCAG GTGGCCTGCTCTACGGACAGCTTCATGGGATACGGACCGGTAACGCCACGTGGTTATGGCTGCTCCTACAATCCGCATCCGGAACAGATCGTCTTCTGCGTCTCGGCCTTCTACTCCTGTGAGGATACGAGTGCCTCGCGCTACGCCAAATCGCTGCAGGACTCGCTGGACATAATGCGTGATCTACTGCAAAACTAG
- the ChAT gene encoding choline acetyltransferase, isoform A (non-AUG (GUG) translation initiation) has translation MASNEASTSAAGSGPESAALFSKLRSFSIGSGPNSPQRVVSNLRGFLTHRLSNITPSDTGWKDSILSIPKKWLSTAESVDEFGFPDTLPKVPVPALDETMADYIRALEPITTPAQLERTKELIRQFSAPQGIGARLHQYLLDKREAEDNWAYYYWLNEMYMDIRIPLPINSNPGMVFPPRRFKTVHDVAHFAARLLDGILSHREMLDSGELPLERAASREKNQPLCMAQYYRLLGSCRRPGVKQDSQFLPSRERLNDEDRHVVVICRNQMYCVVLQASDRGKLSESEIASQILYVLSDAPCLPAKPVPVGLLTAEPRSTWARDREMLQEDERNQRNLELIETAQVVLCLDEPLAGNFNARGFTGATPTVHRAGDRDETNMAHEMIHGGGSEYNSGNRWFDKTMQLIICTDGTWGLCYEHSCSEGIAVVQLLEKIYKKIEEHPDEDNGLPQHHLPPPERLEWHVGPQLQLRFAQASKSVDKCIDDLDFYVYRYQSYGKTFIKSCQVSPDVYIQLALQLAHYKLYGRLVATYESASTRRFLHGRVDCIRAASTEALEWAKAMCQGEGANVPLESDREDEEESRKVKFSIYSKDHLRELFRCAVARQTEVMVKNILGNGIDIPLLGLREASIEVTGEMHELFKDESYIISQCFLLSTSQVACSTDSFMGYGPVTPRGYGCSYNPHPEQIVFCVSAFYSCEDTSASRYAKSLQDSLDIMRDLLQN, from the exons GATGGAAAGACTCGATTCTGTCGATACCAAAGAAATGGCTCTCAACGGCCGAGTCTGTGGACGAGTTTGGATTCCCTGAC ACTCTACCCAAGGTGCCCGTTCCAGCACTGGATGAAACGATGGCCGACTATATCCGCGCCCTGGAACCGATTACCACGCCGGCGCAGCTCGAGCGGACCAAGGAGCTGATCAGGCAGTTCTCGGCTCCCCAGGGAATCGGAGCGCGGCTGCATCAGTATCTGCTGGACAAGCGTGAGGCGGAGGATAACTGG GCCTATTACTACTGGCTCAACGAGATGTACATGGATATTCGCATCCCTTTGCCGATCAACTCGAATCCGGGCATGGTGTTCCCGCCGCGTCGCTTCAAGACCGTCCACGACGTGGCCCACTTCGCCGCTCGCCTGCTGGACGGCATTCTGAGCCACCGCGAGATGCTGGACAGTGGGGAGCTGCCGCTGGAGCGGGCCGCCTCGCGGGAAAAGAATCAGCCGCTGTGCATGGCGCAGTACTACCGCCTGCTGGGCTCCTGTCGTCGGCCTGGTGTCAAGCAGGACTCGCAGTTCCTGCCGTCGCGGGAGCGACTGAACGACGAGGATCGCCATGTGGTGGTTATTTGCCGCAACCAAATGTATTGCGTCGTGCTGCAGGCTAGCGATCGTGGAAAGTTGTCGGAGAGTGAGATCGCCTCACAGATCCTCTATGTGCTCAGTGATGCTCCCTGTCTGCCAGCTAAACCAGTGCCGGTGGGTCTGCTGACCGCTGAGCCGAGGAGCACGTGGGCACGGGACCGGGAAATGCTTCAGGAGGACGAACGCAATCAACGCAATCTGGAGCTCATCGAGACGGCACAGGTGGTCCTCTGTCTGGACGAACCGCTGGCTGGGAACTTTAATGCGCGCGGTTTTACgggtgccacgcccacagttCATCGGGCGGGGGATCGGGACGAGACGAACATGGCCCATGAGATGATCCACGGCGGAGGCAGCGAGTACAATTCCGGAAATCGCTGGTTTGACAAGACCATGCAG CTCATTATTTGCACCGATGGAACCTGGGGCCTTTGCTATGAGCACTCCTGTTCCGAAGGCATTGCTGTTGTCCAGCTGCTGGAGAAGATCTACAAAAAAATCGAGGAGCACCCGGACGAGGATAACGGTCTACCGCAACACCACTTGCCACCACCGGAGCGTCTGGAGTGGCATGTGGGTCCGCAATTGCAATTGCGCTTTGCCCAAGCCTCCAAGAGTGTGGACAAATGCATCGATGACCTGGACTTCTATGTGTACCGCTACCAGAGTTACGGAAAGACCTTTATCAAATCGTGCCAGGTCAGTCCGGATGTGTACATTCAACTGGCCCTGCAACTGGCTCACTACAAGCTGTACGGACGTCTGGTGGCCACCTACGAAAGTGCGTCCACTCGACGATTTCTGCAC GGTCGCGTAGACTGCATCAGAGCGGCCAGCACGGAGGCATTGGAGTGGGCCAAGGCCATGTGCCAGGGTGAGGGTGCAAACGTGCCCCTGGAGAGCGATCgcgaggatgaggaggagtcGCGAAAGGTCAAGTTTAGCATTTACAGT AAGGATCATCTCCGGGAGCTTTTCCGGTGCGCCGTCGCCCGCCAGACTGAGGTGATGGTGAAGAACATCCTGGGCAATGGCATCGACATCCCGCTGCTGGGCCTGCGAGAGGCCAGTATAGAGGTCACCGGCGAGATGCACGAGCTGTTCAAAGACGAGTCCTACATCATCTCGCAGTGCTTCCTGCTCTCCACCAGTCAG GTGGCCTGCTCTACGGACAGCTTCATGGGATACGGACCGGTAACGCCACGTGGTTATGGCTGCTCCTACAATCCGCATCCGGAACAGATCGTCTTCTGCGTCTCGGCCTTCTACTCCTGTGAGGATACGAGTGCCTCGCGCTACGCCAAATCGCTGCAGGACTCGCTGGACATAATGCGTGATCTACTGCAAAACTAG